The Fusobacterium perfoetens DNA segment AAACTTGGTGGAGTAGATGTGGTGGCTAGAAATATAGCTATTTTCTTGCAGTTCTTTGTAATATTTGTCTTTATTTGTAACTTTTTGGTTATGATAGGTATCAATCTATTTTTCTTTAACTTTATGACACCATTTATATTTTTATAACAAATTAAAAAGCTGTTGTAGTTATTTTACTTGCAACAGCTTTATTTTTTTATTACATTTTGTCAACTAAAGTATATTTATATGGATTAAAAGCCACTTTTATAAGTTTAAAATTTTGTATTCCAAATGGTATACCAATTATTGTGCAACAAAGAGCTATACCGGAAATAATGTGAGACAATGCAAGCCATATCCCAGCAAATATAATCCAGAAAAAAGCACTTATTGGTCTTGGAGAACTTCCTAAATTTTCTTTAAGGACTATCTCTTTACCAAAAGGCATTAGACAAGATTTTGCCATTTCAAAACAACCACTTGCAAAAGGTATAGTAATTATAAAAATAATGCTTAAAAGTCCTGCTAGAACCCACTCCAATGCTAAAACTAATCCCCCACAACAAAGCCATAAAATATTCAAAATCAAACTCATTTTAAGCCTCCTTTCAAGTAAAATATATTAGTCTTCAACTACACAAGGTATGTTTTTCTCAGCAAGTATTCTTTTA contains these protein-coding regions:
- a CDS encoding YccF domain-containing protein, whose protein sequence is MSLILNILWLCCGGLVLALEWVLAGLLSIIFIITIPFASGCFEMAKSCLMPFGKEIVLKENLGSSPRPISAFFWIIFAGIWLALSHIISGIALCCTIIGIPFGIQNFKLIKVAFNPYKYTLVDKM